A genomic stretch from Bacteroidales bacterium includes:
- a CDS encoding isoleucine--tRNA ligase yields MKVKYNEYKQLKLTELSDEIRHWWEKNDIFKKSIESRDGCPEYVFYEGPPSANGMPGIHHVMARTIKDLFCRYKTLKGFQVKRKAGWDTHGLPVEIGVEKKLGITKEDIGKSISVVDYNNECRKEVMKYKDQWDDLTRKIGYWVDLDNPYITFENKYIESVWYLIKQLYDKNLVYKGYTIQPYSPAAGTGLSTHELNQPGCYKNVKDNTIVAQFKVIKNERSQFLFNNADVKGDIYLLAWTTTPWTLPSNTGLAVGENVEYNLVQTFNPYTFKPQAVILAAPLLNRWFPSENAKLNMEDYEPGQKNIPFRVLSSFKGSDLTEIRFEQLLPYAQPEEGDPFRVVAGDFVTTEDGTGIVHLAPSFGADDFRMGKKYNLGALTLVNKQGKFTEEMGEFAGKYVKAEYYPNYTPENEKELTVDIDIIIKLKTENKAFRAERYEHSYPHCWRTDKPILYYPLDSWFIKTTAYRDRMIELNNTINWKPESTGSGRFGNWLENLVDWNLSRSRYWGIPLPIWVSEDGSEIKCIGSIEELINEIEKSIKSGFMQSNPASDFVVGDMSKSNYDKFDLHKPSVDPIILVSESGKPMRREPDLIDVWFDSGSMPYAQWHYPFENKDVFKKSFPADFIAEGVDQTRGWFFTLHAIATMVFDSVAYKNVVSNGLVLDKNGNKMSKRLGNAVDPFDTIEKYGPDATRWYMITNSQPWDNLKFDNEGVAEVQRKFFGTLYNTYSFFALYANIDNFDFSEKEIPIEERAELDQWILSELNSLIILVDEAYSEYEPTKAGRAIHKFTDEFLSNWYVRLSRRRFWKGEMSKDKISAYQTLYYVLETLSILISPIAPFFAERIYQDLNSVTKRKNALSVHLCDFPIANKEHIDSDLEERMQLAQKISSMVLSLRKKTGNRVRQPLRKILIPNTNPKLETQLPSIEKIILAEVNVKELELFKDDGSFFIKKIKADFKKLGPRFGKQMKELANAIAEMTNSEINQLEKDGEFEIKLSDGVAKIYSDDVEITTDDIPGWVVMSDGGISVALDVSIDEDLINEGIAREFVNRIQNLRKELNFDVTDKISVIVEKIQDVEIAITNNYDYICNEILATELKLNDNLGNDANLLELTDDISVKTIIKKL; encoded by the coding sequence ATGAAGGTTAAATACAACGAATACAAACAATTAAAACTAACAGAACTCTCAGATGAAATAAGACATTGGTGGGAAAAAAACGATATTTTCAAAAAAAGTATTGAATCAAGAGATGGATGTCCTGAATATGTTTTTTATGAAGGTCCGCCTAGCGCAAACGGAATGCCCGGCATCCACCATGTTATGGCAAGAACTATTAAAGACTTATTTTGCAGATACAAAACTCTAAAAGGATTTCAAGTAAAACGAAAAGCTGGCTGGGACACACATGGGCTGCCAGTAGAAATAGGCGTTGAAAAAAAACTTGGCATCACAAAAGAAGACATTGGTAAAAGCATTTCTGTTGTTGATTATAACAACGAATGCCGCAAAGAAGTAATGAAATATAAAGACCAATGGGACGATTTAACTCGCAAAATTGGCTACTGGGTTGATTTAGACAATCCATATATTACTTTTGAAAATAAATATATAGAATCAGTTTGGTACTTAATAAAGCAATTATACGATAAAAATTTAGTTTACAAAGGCTACACAATACAGCCATATTCTCCTGCTGCAGGAACAGGCTTAAGCACTCACGAACTAAATCAGCCGGGTTGCTACAAAAATGTAAAAGACAACACTATTGTTGCTCAATTCAAAGTGATTAAAAACGAAAGGAGCCAATTTTTATTTAACAATGCCGATGTAAAAGGTGATATTTACCTTCTTGCATGGACAACAACTCCATGGACATTGCCATCAAACACAGGTTTAGCTGTTGGCGAAAATGTTGAATACAATCTAGTGCAAACATTCAATCCTTATACATTTAAGCCACAAGCTGTAATTTTGGCAGCACCATTGTTAAATCGCTGGTTCCCTAGCGAAAATGCTAAACTCAACATGGAAGATTACGAACCCGGACAAAAAAACATACCTTTTCGCGTTCTTTCTTCTTTTAAAGGGTCTGATTTAACCGAAATTCGCTTCGAGCAATTGCTTCCATACGCACAACCAGAAGAAGGAGACCCGTTTAGAGTTGTTGCAGGCGATTTTGTAACGACAGAAGATGGCACTGGCATTGTACACTTAGCTCCCAGCTTTGGTGCCGACGACTTTCGCATGGGCAAAAAATATAATTTAGGCGCTTTAACATTAGTAAATAAACAAGGCAAATTCACTGAAGAAATGGGCGAGTTTGCTGGCAAATACGTAAAAGCAGAATACTATCCAAACTACACTCCAGAAAACGAAAAAGAGCTGACAGTTGATATTGATATTATAATAAAACTGAAAACAGAAAACAAAGCTTTCCGTGCTGAGAGATACGAACACAGCTATCCACATTGCTGGCGAACAGACAAACCAATATTATACTACCCTCTTGATTCTTGGTTTATAAAAACCACTGCTTATCGCGACAGAATGATTGAGTTAAATAACACAATAAACTGGAAGCCAGAATCAACAGGTAGCGGAAGATTTGGGAATTGGCTTGAAAATCTTGTAGATTGGAATTTAAGCCGCTCTAGATATTGGGGAATTCCTTTGCCTATTTGGGTTAGCGAAGATGGAAGCGAAATCAAGTGCATCGGCTCTATTGAAGAGCTAATCAATGAAATCGAAAAGAGCATAAAATCTGGTTTCATGCAAAGCAACCCTGCGAGTGATTTTGTAGTTGGCGACATGAGCAAATCAAATTATGATAAATTTGACTTACACAAACCGTCTGTTGACCCAATTATTTTAGTTTCTGAAAGCGGCAAACCTATGCGCCGCGAGCCTGATTTAATTGACGTTTGGTTTGATAGCGGCTCTATGCCTTATGCTCAATGGCACTATCCTTTTGAAAATAAAGATGTTTTCAAAAAAAGTTTCCCTGCAGATTTCATTGCTGAAGGCGTTGACCAAACTAGAGGCTGGTTCTTTACATTACATGCAATAGCTACAATGGTTTTTGACTCTGTTGCTTATAAAAATGTGGTTTCAAACGGACTTGTTCTTGACAAAAATGGAAACAAAATGTCCAAACGTCTAGGTAACGCCGTAGATCCATTCGATACAATAGAGAAATACGGTCCTGACGCTACAAGATGGTACATGATAACCAATTCCCAACCTTGGGATAACCTAAAATTCGACAACGAAGGCGTGGCTGAAGTTCAACGAAAATTTTTCGGAACGCTTTATAACACCTACTCTTTCTTTGCTTTGTATGCTAATATTGACAATTTTGACTTCTCTGAAAAAGAAATTCCTATTGAAGAAAGAGCAGAACTAGACCAATGGATACTTTCAGAATTGAACAGCTTAATAATTTTGGTTGACGAAGCTTATTCTGAATACGAGCCAACAAAAGCTGGCAGAGCAATACATAAATTTACTGATGAATTTTTAAGCAACTGGTATGTAAGGCTTTCACGCCGCCGCTTTTGGAAAGGAGAAATGTCTAAAGATAAGATTTCTGCTTACCAAACTTTGTATTATGTGCTAGAAACGCTCTCTATTCTTATATCTCCAATTGCTCCATTTTTTGCAGAAAGGATTTACCAAGATTTGAACTCTGTAACAAAAAGGAAAAATGCTCTAAGCGTTCATCTATGCGACTTCCCTATTGCAAACAAGGAGCATATCGACAGCGATTTAGAAGAAAGAATGCAATTAGCTCAAAAAATTTCTTCTATGGTGCTTTCTCTACGCAAAAAAACCGGCAATAGAGTGCGTCAACCTCTTAGAAAAATTTTAATACCAAACACAAATCCTAAGCTAGAAACCCAACTTCCAAGCATTGAAAAAATTATTTTAGCAGAAGTAAATGTGAAAGAATTGGAGTTGTTTAAAGACGACGGTTCGTTTTTTATAAAGAAAATAAAAGCTGATTTCAAAAAACTTGGACCTAGATTTGGCAAGCAGATGAAAGAATTAGCAAATGCTATCGCAGAAATGACAAATTCTGAAATAAATCAATTAGAAAAGGATGGAGAATTTGAAATAAAATTATCTGATGGTGTTGCTAAAATTTATTCTGACGATGTTGAAATTACCACAGATGATATCCCGGGCTGGGTAGTAATGAGCGATGGCGGAATTTCTGTTGCCTTAGATGTTTCTATAGACGAAGATTTAATTAACGAAGGCATTGCTCGTGAGTTTGTAAACAGGATTCAAAACCTAAGAAAAGAACTTAATTTTGATGTTACTGACAAAATTAGCGTAATTGTTGAAAAAATACAAGACGTAGAAATTGCAATTACGAACAATTATGATTATATTTGCAATGAAATTTTAGCGACTGAACTTAAACTAAATGATAACTTAGGCAATGATGCCAATCTACTTGAATTAACTGATGATATAAGCGTTAAAACTATTATTAAAAAACTCTAA